In Bicyclus anynana chromosome 1, ilBicAnyn1.1, whole genome shotgun sequence, a single window of DNA contains:
- the LOC112047968 gene encoding mitotic spindle assembly checkpoint protein MAD2B-like has protein sequence MDACFVDITVEFLSVAFHNILYYASVYPKVIFETRKKYNIVVYRCLHPAVIMYIDKCLKSLAEAFKSNALHRVELVMTDLNHKPEFSFVFDFEFMANFDETADAYLVRIEQNLRAFCLLLGSVSKKFNALPEDSSFKIQLYTTESVEVALESIPQAEDFPLVEVEEETEELDNIMPLMRFSIRNYNVYTHIELPKPWTFCS, from the coding sequence ATGGACGCATGTTTTGTGGACATCACAGTGGAATTTCTGTCTGTAGCTTTTCATAATATACTGTACTACGCCTCTGTATACCCGAAGGTTATATTCGAGACGAGGAAGAAGTACAACATCGTGGTCTATCGGTGTCTCCACCCTGCTGTGATTATGTACATAGACAAATGCTTAAAATCTCTTGCGGAGGCCTTCAAGTCAAACGCGTTGCATCGCGTCGAGTTGGTTATGACGGACCTGAACCACAAGCCggaatttagttttgtttttgactTCGAATTCATGGCGAACTTCGACGAGACGGCTGATGCCTACCTGGTGAGGATCGAACAGAATTTGCGCGCTTTCTGCTTACTCTTAGGGTCAGTGAGCAAAAAGTTCAATGCCTTACCAGAAGATAGTAGCTTCAAGATCCAGCTCTACACAACTGAGTCTGTTGAAGTCGCTCTAGAAAGCATACCCCAAGCAGAAGACTTCCCACTCGTGGAAGTGGAGGAGGAGACCGAAGAATTGGACAACATTATGCCCTTAATGAGGTTCTCCATTAGAAACTACAATGTATACACTCATATAGAACTCCCGAAGCCGTGGACCTTCTGTTCTTAA
- the LOC112047972 gene encoding gamma-butyrobetaine dioxygenase produces MILLRRLADTNKINLRQFKAVITNSDIHTNSVLQKTNKEDFLKVDIQGNELRFPNVWLRDNCRCEQCFHLSAKSRILELNKFNVNVKVKDVIREETSIQVIWDDEHLSRYSLNWLKLRSFTPQEQLKYTNELYRPVKTPWHGNDFHKVCTRHDYKEILDSDAALYRWLLDLSTYGVALVQNAPQSEAALDKIVERIGFTKRTHYGVKFVVENVANTSNVAYLSSNLQMHVDLPYYEYCPGVNMLHCLVQTLGEGGENLLSDGHFAASYMKEHHPAEYKLLIDTEVEWSDVGVEHGNEFFKLYRSPVISLDRHGQIKRINFSVPQRGSHFPCPIEIVKPWYEAHNLFYELNKKFAAKFKTKVGDILVFDNIRLLHGRNAYEDKSDNVRKLIGAYLDWDEIYSRFRCLKAKLYPIEGI; encoded by the coding sequence aaagaagattttttgaAGGTAGACATTCAAGGAAATGAGTTGAGATTTCCGAATGTTTGGCTCCGGGACAATTGCCGATGTGAACAGTGCTTCCATCTATCGGCGAAAAGCCGGATCCTGgaattgaataaatttaacgtAAATGTCAAGGTTAAAGACGTTATCCGGGAAGAAACATCTATTCAAGTGATCTGGGATGACGAACATTTGTCTCGATACAGTCTAAACTGGTTGAAGTTGCGAAGTTTTACTCCCCAAGAGCAGTTGAAATACACCAATGAACTGTACCGGCCAGTGAAAACCCCGTGGCACGGCAATGACTTCCACAAAGTTTGCACAAGGCACGATTACAAAGAAATATTAGATTCAGACGCCGCGCTTTATAGATGGTTGCTCGATTTGTCGACTTACGGAGTGGCGCTGGTGCAAAATGCACCACAATCTGAAGCCGCTTTGGACAAAATCGTGGAAAGAATTGGCTTCACCAAAAGGACTCACTATGGCGTAAAGTTTGTTGTGGAAAACGTTGCCAACACTAGCAACGTCGCCTATTTGTCCAGCAATTTGCAGATGCATGTAGATCTGCCATACTACGAATACTGTCCAGGAGTAAATATGCTGCACTGCTTAGTGCAAACTCTAGGCGAGGGGGGCGAGAATCTACTATCAGATGGTCACTTTGCTGCGAGTTATATGAAGGAGCATCATCCAGCAGAATACAAACTACTGATAGACACCGAGGTAGAGTGGAGTGACGTGGGTGTCGAACATGGTAACGAATTCTTTAAACTCTACAGATCGCCTGTAATATCATTGGACAGACACGGCCAAATAAAAAGGATTAACTTCTCGGTACCGCAAAGAGGCAGCCACTTTCCTTGCCCGATCGAAATAGTTAAGCCATGGTATGAGGCACATAATCTTTTTTATGAGCTAAATAAGAAATTTGCTGCCAAATTTAAGACCAAGGTGGGTGATATTCTGGTATTTGATAATATCAGACTGTTGCATGGTAGAAATGCTTATGAAGACAAATCTGATAATGTGAGGAAACTGATTGGTGCATATTTGGATTGGGATGAAATCTATTCCAGATTTCGGTGCTTGAAAGCAAAACTATACCCTATTGAAGGTATTTAA